One window of Trichoderma breve strain T069 chromosome 3, whole genome shotgun sequence genomic DNA carries:
- a CDS encoding RTA1 like protein domain-containing protein, with the protein MSGGPPPGTITFGSDTTCNLDTCPAAWSILGYRPSLAANIVFCVLFGIAGIAHLYLGIRWRSWSFTIPVIIGCVTEIIGYVGRIMLWNNPFSFNGFMIQIVTLTVAPVFYTASIYVTLSKSIMFLGPDLSRFKPQLFYYIFIPFDIVCLALQAAGGAMSANTTGSNQVGVDVSQAGLSLQVIVLTAFIVTFADYMVRYFRSGRASAWGWRLTTFFAGLTTATLLILARCCYRVAELKDGYSKGLIKDQTTFIILEGSIVFLAAVALCFGQPGLGLKRESIDEQKWEMDTSFTSLRTTDQRKESQAPIV; encoded by the exons ATGTCTGGAGGCCCGCCCCCTGGAACCATCACCTTCGGAAGCGATACAACTTGTAACTTGGACACCTGCCCCGCGGCATGGAGCATTCTCGGCTATCGTCCCTCGCTCGCCGCAAACATTGTCTTTTGCGTTCTCTTTGGCATAGCCGGAATCGCTCACCTCTATCTCGGTATCCGATGGAGATCGTGGAGTTTCACCATtcccgtcatcatcggctgCGTCACCGAGATTATTGGATATGTCGGCAGGATAATGTTGTGGAACAATCCATTCTCCTTTAACGGCTTCATGATCCAGATTG TCACCCTCACTGTTGCCCCCGTCTTCTACACGGCTTCCATCTACGTGACCTTGTCCAAGTCAATCATGTTTCTCGGTCCGGACCTCTCTCGCTTCAAGCCTCAGCTGTTTTACTACATCTTCATCCCTTTTGATATTGTCTGTCTCGCCCTCCAGGCTGCAGGCGGTGCCATGTCGGCAAACACCACTGGCTCCAACCAAGTCGGTGTCGATGTATCTCAGGCAGGTCTCAGCCTCCAGGTCATCGTCCTGACCGCCTTCATCGTCACCTTTGCGGACTACATGGTCCGCTACTTTCGGTCTGGCCGCGCCTCTGCATGGGGCTGGCGCCTCACTACTTTCTTCGCCGGCTTGACAACCGCGACGCTGCTCATCCTGGCCCGTTGCTGCTACCGTGTGGCGGAACTGAAGGACGGATACAGCAAAGGTCTCATTAAGGATCAGACAACGTTCATCATCCTGGAAGGCTCTATTGTCTTCTTGGCGGCCGTTGCGCTTTGTTTCGGACAGCCGGGACTGGGACTGAAGCGAGAAAGCATTGACGAACAGAAGTGGGAGATGGATACCTCATTCACTTCATTACGCACGACCGATCAGCGCAAGGAGAGTCAGGCGCCGATTGTATAG